In one Dermochelys coriacea isolate rDerCor1 chromosome 20, rDerCor1.pri.v4, whole genome shotgun sequence genomic region, the following are encoded:
- the PLPPR2 gene encoding phospholipid phosphatase-related protein type 2 translates to MAGGKQELKRSVSIIPCFVFVELVIMAGTVLLAYHFEYTDTFPVHIQGFFCYDSTYAKPYPGPEDTSRAPPVLVYSLVTAVPTAMILVGELAAFFCWPRRRKEKTIISGECCYFIPLLRRIVRFLGVYSFGLFTTTIFANAGQVVTGNQTPHFLSVCRPNYTALGCQLPGPQYITDRGACAGNPTLVTAARKAFPSKDAALSAYAVVYTAMYVTLVLEVRGSRLAKPTLCLALAGPAALVGVVRVAEHRNHWADVLAGFLTGAAIAAFLVTCVVNNFRSKAPAAQKPAPAESLASVPGVGLPCVESPLEKFSVAQRVRDPPEEQDFSTLLTRGLERQLARSLRMGGHAGAARPYEITELCSQKSPDPQLCLFPTTPDVLIPSRSVTSEGWSR, encoded by the exons ATGGCTGGTGGGAAGCAGGAGCTGAAGAGAAGCGTTTCCATCATCCCCTGCTTTGTGTTCGTGGAG CTGGTGATCATGGCGGGCACGGTGCTGCTGGCGTATCACTTCGAATACACCGACACCTTCCCCGTCCACATCCAGGGCTTCTTTTGCTACGACAGCACCTACGCCAAGCCCTACCCGGGGCCCGAGGACACCAGCCGCGCCCCACCCGTCCTGGTCTACTCCCTGGTCACCGCCGTGCCCACGGCCATG ATCCTGGTCGGGGAATTGGCTGCATTTTTCTGCTGGCCACGGCGGCGTAAGGAGAAAACCATCATCTCTGGGGAGTGCTGCTACTTCATCCCGCTGCTGAGACGCATCGTCCGCTTCCTGG GTGTCTATTCCTTCGGCCTGTTCACCACCACCATCTTCGCGAATGCCGGGCAGGTCGTCACGGGGAACCAGACCCCCCACTTCCTCTCCGTGTGCCGTCCCAACTACACGGCGCTGGGgtgccagctgcctggcccccagTACATCACCGACCGGGGGGCCTGTGCTGGGAACCCCACCCTGGTCACTGCAGCCCGCAAAGCCTTCCCCTCCAAGGATGCTGCGCTCAGTGCCTACGCCGTGGTCTACACCGCC atGTACGTGACGCTGGTGCTGGAGGTGCGGGGCTCCCGGCTGGCCAAGCCCACGCTCTGCCTGGCGCTGGCCGGCCCGGCTGCCCTAGTGGGGGTGGTGCGGGTGGCCGAGCACCGAAACCACTGGGCTGATGTGCTGGCCGGATTCCTGACCGGGGCCGCCATCGCCGCCTTCCTG GTCACCTGCGTGGTCAATAACTTCCGGAGCAAGGCGCCCGCGGCCCAGAAACCGGCGCCGGCCGAGAGTCTGGCCAGCGTCCCTGGCGTGGGGCTGCCCTGCGTCGAGAGCCCCCTGGAAAAGTTCAGCGTAGCCCAG CGGGTCAGGGACCCCCCAGAAGAGCAGGATTTCTCCACTCTACTCACCCGAGGCCTGGAGAGGCAGCTAGCTCGCTCCCTCCGCATGGGGGGCCACGCTGGGGCGGCTCGGCCCTACGA GATCACAGAGCTGTGCTCCCAGAAATCACCTGACCCCCAGCTGtgtctcttccccaccacccccGACGTGCTCATCCCCTCCCGCTCCGTCACCAGCGAG ggctggAGTCGTTAA